Proteins encoded in a region of the Polyangiaceae bacterium genome:
- a CDS encoding 4a-hydroxytetrahydrobiopterin dehydratase, with the protein MALADRRCDACHGGIPPLAEDRVAELLPELDGWALGETGKSIHKWFVFKNFHQTMAFVNAVAWIAHLEDHHPDLLVRYSRCEVTYFTHAISGLSENDFICAAKIDRLFSDDSAGVKSGGRW; encoded by the coding sequence ATGGCGCTGGCAGATCGACGTTGCGACGCATGCCACGGGGGGATCCCACCCCTCGCGGAAGACCGTGTTGCCGAGCTACTTCCCGAGCTCGACGGTTGGGCCCTCGGCGAGACTGGGAAGAGCATCCACAAGTGGTTCGTCTTCAAGAACTTCCACCAGACCATGGCCTTCGTGAATGCCGTGGCGTGGATCGCCCATCTGGAGGATCACCATCCGGACTTGCTGGTCCGCTATTCTCGCTGCGAAGTGACGTACTTCACCCACGCGATTTCGGGCCTGAGCGAAAACGACTTCATCTGCGCGGCGAAGATTGACCGCCTGTTCAGCGATGACTCCGCTGGAGTGAAGAGCGGGGGAAGATGGTGA
- a CDS encoding GGDEF domain-containing protein — translation MFWKKDPPAQAGGTRSKRENGDEALDSLGLVLRVFGEHAFDTDRLEARDVRELFEDWSSRVLIGGRGEEKGRDWGGLRRFVTEHRREESDYVRRAVGDLREAVQSFARCVTRGMTEDQDDDSGLRVQCARLSQAAESNDVEQLREQAARMVELTSRALERREARHEQHVQILSEQLRKLQNELSSARESAARDPLTKLYNRAALDAQLERMVDLGMLLGKPPCVMMVDIDHFKAINDNHGHVMGDNTLREVANTLQRCFLRKEDFVARYGGEEFSILVLDCDEAGAERLTTRVLEAVRQVAIPASSSPIRPTVSVGLAWLQRGDTPATWIDRADAALYRAKNGGRNRAEICPREVEQPRGEERRGSLHPDPRPSQAAPQRPSGPAGRPSARPSSRASGKQVIDVSFSEAPRTGARGPVPALPARKRA, via the coding sequence ATGTTTTGGAAAAAGGATCCCCCGGCTCAAGCGGGAGGCACCCGATCAAAGCGCGAGAACGGGGACGAAGCGCTGGATAGCTTGGGTCTGGTGTTGCGCGTGTTCGGGGAACACGCATTCGACACCGACCGCCTCGAAGCACGCGACGTGCGGGAGCTGTTCGAAGACTGGTCGAGTCGCGTGTTGATCGGGGGTCGAGGCGAGGAGAAGGGGCGCGACTGGGGCGGGTTGCGCCGCTTCGTCACGGAGCATCGCCGGGAAGAGTCGGACTACGTGCGCCGCGCCGTCGGCGACCTCCGGGAGGCGGTGCAGAGCTTCGCCCGCTGCGTGACTCGAGGAATGACCGAGGATCAAGACGACGACAGCGGGCTGCGCGTGCAGTGCGCGAGGCTCTCCCAAGCAGCGGAGAGCAACGATGTCGAGCAGCTACGAGAACAGGCGGCGCGCATGGTGGAACTGACAAGCCGCGCCCTCGAGCGTCGAGAGGCTCGTCATGAGCAACACGTGCAAATCTTGAGCGAGCAGCTGAGAAAGCTGCAAAACGAGCTCTCTTCCGCGCGGGAATCCGCCGCGCGAGATCCACTCACGAAGCTATACAACCGCGCGGCGCTCGACGCGCAGCTCGAGCGCATGGTGGACCTTGGAATGCTGCTCGGGAAGCCACCGTGCGTGATGATGGTGGACATCGATCACTTCAAAGCGATCAATGACAACCACGGCCACGTGATGGGCGACAACACGCTACGCGAGGTCGCCAACACCTTGCAGCGCTGCTTCCTGCGCAAAGAGGATTTCGTCGCCAGGTATGGGGGGGAGGAGTTCTCCATTCTGGTGCTGGACTGCGATGAGGCCGGCGCCGAGCGGCTGACGACGCGAGTACTGGAGGCGGTACGTCAAGTAGCGATCCCCGCCAGCTCGAGCCCCATTCGTCCCACGGTGTCCGTTGGACTTGCTTGGCTCCAGCGCGGTGACACACCAGCGACCTGGATCGACCGAGCCGACGCCGCGTTGTACCGCGCGAAGAACGGCGGAAGGAACCGCGCGGAAATATGTCCGAGGGAAGTCGAGCAGCCACGGGGCGAAGAGCGACGCGGTAGCTTGCATCCGGATCCACGGCCGAGCCAAGCAGCGCCTCAACGCCCGAGTGGCCCGGCGGGTCGCCCAAGCGCGCGACCCTCGAGCCGTGCGAGCGGCAAGCAAGTCATCGACGTGAGCTTCAGCGAGGCGCCACGGACGGGCGCACGAGGACCGGTACCGGCCCTCCCAGCACGCAAGCGGGCCTGA
- the alr gene encoding alanine racemase: MRPTRAEVNLANLRHNLRVVQRHAGSSQVWAVLKADGYGHGAKAIARTLERAGVKGICVALLEEGVELREAGIKLPILVMGGYYGRAYGELLRHDLIPVVSDLDQAEALAEEVRFTGSEAARVHLKVDTGMARLGALPKDVRKIAEVLSLRPELKLHGLMTHFACADSGDPESIAAQLELFEAASKELASLGLVPEVRHAANSAALLSHSPSCLDIVRPGIALFGVAPGQVACPELRPVMSVKSELISVREISAGQGVGYGWTWKAQRTTRIATVPMGYADGLSRGLSNKGHVLVRGKRAPVVGVVSMDMTMIDVTDIEGVELGDEAVLMGPQKGILGEDCISAAEIAQHLGTIPWEVLTAVSRRVPRFYREP; this comes from the coding sequence ACTTGCGCCACAACCTGCGAGTCGTGCAGCGCCACGCGGGCAGTTCACAAGTCTGGGCGGTGCTGAAGGCAGATGGCTATGGCCACGGTGCAAAGGCGATCGCACGCACCTTGGAGCGCGCAGGCGTCAAAGGCATCTGCGTCGCGTTGCTCGAAGAAGGCGTGGAGCTCCGCGAAGCCGGCATCAAGCTGCCGATTCTGGTGATGGGCGGCTACTACGGTCGCGCCTATGGCGAACTCTTGCGGCACGACCTGATCCCGGTGGTCAGCGATCTTGATCAGGCCGAGGCACTGGCTGAAGAGGTGCGCTTCACTGGCAGCGAAGCGGCGCGCGTGCATTTGAAGGTAGATACCGGGATGGCGCGCCTGGGTGCGCTTCCGAAAGACGTGCGGAAAATCGCCGAAGTGTTGAGCCTGCGTCCAGAGCTCAAGCTGCACGGCTTGATGACCCACTTCGCCTGCGCTGACTCCGGCGACCCGGAATCCATCGCCGCTCAGCTCGAGCTGTTCGAAGCTGCCAGCAAAGAACTCGCCAGCTTGGGCCTGGTGCCTGAAGTTCGCCATGCGGCGAACAGCGCGGCGCTCTTGTCTCACTCTCCAAGTTGCCTCGATATCGTACGTCCGGGTATCGCGCTGTTCGGCGTTGCGCCGGGGCAAGTGGCTTGCCCGGAGCTGCGACCGGTGATGTCGGTCAAGAGCGAGCTGATCAGTGTTCGTGAGATTTCCGCGGGGCAAGGTGTCGGCTACGGTTGGACCTGGAAGGCCCAGCGTACGACGCGCATCGCGACCGTCCCTATGGGCTACGCGGACGGGCTGAGCCGCGGGCTCTCCAACAAGGGTCATGTGCTGGTGCGCGGTAAGCGTGCACCCGTGGTCGGGGTGGTCAGCATGGATATGACCATGATCGACGTGACCGACATCGAGGGCGTCGAGCTCGGTGATGAAGCCGTGTTGATGGGTCCGCAGAAAGGCATCCTTGGTGAGGATTGCATTTCCGCAGCGGAAATTGCTCAGCACCTTGGTACCATCCCTTGGGAGGTGCTGACCGCAGTCTCCCGTCGCGTGCCCCGCTTCTACCGCGAGCCCTGA